In one Chiloscyllium punctatum isolate Juve2018m chromosome 17, sChiPun1.3, whole genome shotgun sequence genomic region, the following are encoded:
- the LOC140487654 gene encoding hydroxycarboxylic acid receptor 1-like — MTIQETEMDQLHISTDEEGGKFDGDAVDETKAVVRHSYQIHVTELTAILPAIDNWNSTCDLVKDVNASYNPPIIIITFVLGFVGNVVALWIFSFHVKSWKPNTVYSLNLAIADTLLICCLPFRADYFIRGKNWIYGDILCHLKVFLVSLNRVGSIMFLTAMAIDRYFKVVHPHHRVNTMSTRCAVKVAGSLWILAVAICSHLLAEPHSFEHDDLTYCEPFDISRPLHPTAIWTDIVFILFKFAIPAPIILFSTSCIIWKLNQIKTKSRSKYKRAIKLVFAVAAVFVLCFLPTNIAVIAVLITKLRGAKGCKSYETAVHVFYNTLFMTYLNSVLDSVIYHFSSSTFKNALMKAVTSLNINCSKSESDSGMQPTEPKENL; from the exons ATGACTATACAAGAGACTGAGATGGACCAGCTACATATCTCCACAGATGAGGAAGGAGGAAAGTTTGATGGAGATGCCGTTGATGAAACCAAGGCAGTAGTGAGACACAGCTATCAGATCCA TGTGACTGAGTTGACCGCAATACTACCTGCAATAGACAACTGGAATTCGACGTGTGATTTAGTCAAAGACGTTAATGCATCCTACAATCCACCTATAATTATTATAACCTTCGTCCTCGGATTTGTTGGAAACGTCGTTGCTTTATGGATCTTCAGTTTTCATGTGAAATCCTGGAAACCAAACACAGTCTATTCACTGAATCTGGCGATTGCAGACACTCTATTAATCTGCTGTTTACCGTTTCGAGCAGATTACTTTATCCGGGGGAAGAATTGGATTTATGGTGATATTCTTTGTCATCTGAAAGTATTTTTGGTTTCCCTAAACCGGGTAGGAAGCATCATGTTCCTCACAGCGATGGCGATCGATCGGTATTTTAAAGTGGTCCACCCTCACCACAGGGTGAATACGATGTCTACAAGGTGTGCAGTGAAGGTAGCCGGCAGCTTGTGGATTTTGGCCGTGGCAATCTGCTCACATCTTTTAGCAGAACCTCACTCCTTCGAGCACGATGACCTGACCTACTGTGAACCCTTTGACATATCGCGGCCACTACACCCAACAGCAATTTGGACCGATAttgtttttattcttttcaaGTTTGCTATCCCGGCTCCGATTATCCTCTTCTCCACGTCCTGCATCATCTGGAAGTTAAACCAGATAAAAACTAAATCAAGGAGTAAATATAAACGAGCGATAAAGCTTGTGTTCGCTGTGGCTGCAGTGTTTGTGCTCTGTTTCTTACCCACAAACATTGCTGTTATTGCTGTGTTAATCACAAAACTAAGAGGCGCTAAAGGCTGCAAATCATATGAGACAGCTGTTCATGTCTTTTATAATACACTATTTATGACATATCTGAACAGTGTCCTGGATTCAGTTATTTACCACTTCTCAAGTTCGACATTCAAAAATGCTTTAATGAAAGCAGTTACTTCTCTGAATATAAACTGTTCCAAATCAGAAAGTGATAGTGGTATGCAACCGACAGAACCCAAGGAAAACCTGTAA